A portion of the Bacillus thuringiensis genome contains these proteins:
- a CDS encoding DUF4018 domain-containing protein, translating into MKTWLYHVNDFILLLLLSLLTERDDLVAIAIFLATGYVGVFLIHKFMKKKTTGFVILFITQIIGCSFLLPFSLFGTIMLPLFFFIVHVVGPGYPVQKSLGGIVWFSISAIFYTPFPPLWKLLLLVIHIMITFWLTGANRNQQLLRFISIITIGVMSIVLVLVFPFIRLIFSFITEVVALGVGYVINPFLIAAELKDTEGVWASKGHLLKPKIEDNGEKLPDFDPTLINSITIIACTAIAIYVVWKIVKKRKQFSLPNMPAFESTIITNKEGTNQNRFKRNKPPHNEIRKEIFKLESKLTPPLNRKRGETVEAWLERINDEEDVNIQSDIIIDAYNTVRYSNGKSIVLLHEFKEEIHKLYAYQKSLKKRKK; encoded by the coding sequence TTGAAAACTTGGCTCTATCACGTTAATGACTTTATTTTGCTTCTCCTCCTTTCATTATTAACAGAAAGGGATGACCTTGTTGCTATTGCCATATTTTTAGCAACAGGCTATGTAGGCGTATTTCTTATTCATAAATTTATGAAGAAAAAAACAACAGGATTTGTCATACTGTTCATTACTCAAATAATCGGTTGTTCTTTCCTTCTCCCATTCTCTCTATTCGGCACAATTATGTTACCGCTTTTCTTCTTTATCGTACATGTAGTCGGACCAGGATATCCAGTTCAAAAATCGTTAGGCGGTATTGTTTGGTTTAGTATTTCAGCCATATTTTATACGCCCTTTCCACCTTTGTGGAAGCTATTACTATTAGTTATACACATTATGATTACATTTTGGTTAACTGGGGCAAATCGGAATCAACAGTTATTACGTTTCATTTCTATCATTACGATTGGTGTAATGAGTATAGTACTTGTTTTAGTTTTTCCTTTTATTCGTCTTATTTTTAGCTTTATCACAGAAGTAGTCGCGTTAGGAGTCGGTTATGTTATAAATCCATTTCTCATAGCAGCTGAATTGAAAGATACTGAAGGGGTTTGGGCAAGTAAAGGGCATCTCTTAAAACCTAAAATTGAAGACAATGGGGAAAAACTTCCTGATTTTGACCCCACACTCATAAATAGCATTACCATAATAGCATGTACAGCTATCGCTATTTACGTCGTTTGGAAAATAGTAAAAAAACGAAAACAATTCAGTTTACCAAATATGCCCGCCTTCGAATCTACTATTATTACTAATAAAGAAGGAACAAACCAAAATCGTTTTAAACGAAATAAACCGCCGCATAACGAAATTCGGAAGGAAATTTTCAAGCTAGAGAGTAAGTTAACCCCTCCTTTAAATAGAAAACGGGGAGAAACTGTTGAAGCTTGGCTAGAAAGAATAAATGATGAAGAAGATGTAAATATTCAAAGTGATATTATTATAGATGCTTATAATACGGTGCGTTATTCAAATGGTAAAAGCATTGTACTTCTGCATGAATTTAAGGAAGAGATTCATAAGCTTTATGCCTATCAGAAAAGTTTGAAGAAACGAAAGAAATAA
- a CDS encoding MFS transporter — translation MQQNNDLNFEPQDVNIVNPKQARKAVIATGIGNAMEWFDFGLYAYLAVILSQLFFSGVDNSGLQLVLTFGTFAAAFLVRPIGGVFFGRIGDKYGRKIVLSTTIILMALSTLFIALLPTYEQIGVWAPILLLVARMIQGFSTGGEYSGAMVYIAESSPDKKRGILGSGLEIGTLSGYIAASVIVTILTLLLTDEQMLSWGWRIPFLIAAPIGLVGLYLRRHLDESPIFEEMEKAQEESEDNEQFSFMDILKYHKKDFLLSTVIVAFFNITNYMILSYIPSYLTQVLKVKETTGLLIISITMALMIPLALYFGKLSDKIGNKRVVQIGLLGLTVFAIPAFLLIGNGHIAAIFAGIFILGFFLSVYEGTLPSLLPSLFFTDVRYRALSISFNISVSIFGGTTPLVCSYLVHATGNPLAPAFYLTGVSIIGLVVFSVLFVTTSGRALKGSYPTVETKKEAHLIAKEDPEETLWWHEESLEIEAGKNASI, via the coding sequence ATGCAACAAAATAATGATTTAAATTTTGAACCTCAAGACGTTAATATTGTCAATCCTAAACAAGCCAGGAAAGCAGTAATTGCTACTGGCATAGGGAACGCAATGGAGTGGTTTGACTTCGGATTATACGCGTATTTAGCGGTTATCTTAAGTCAATTATTCTTCTCAGGTGTTGATAATAGTGGATTGCAACTTGTACTTACATTCGGTACATTTGCAGCAGCCTTTCTCGTTCGACCAATCGGAGGTGTATTCTTTGGTAGAATAGGAGATAAGTACGGCCGAAAAATCGTGTTAAGTACTACTATTATTTTAATGGCACTTTCTACATTATTCATCGCATTACTACCAACCTATGAACAAATTGGTGTATGGGCACCAATACTACTTTTAGTTGCCCGAATGATTCAAGGCTTCTCTACAGGCGGCGAATATTCAGGAGCAATGGTTTATATCGCAGAATCTTCTCCAGATAAAAAGCGTGGTATACTCGGTAGTGGTCTTGAAATTGGAACACTCTCAGGTTACATTGCTGCATCGGTAATTGTTACCATTTTGACGTTATTGTTAACAGATGAACAAATGCTCAGCTGGGGCTGGCGTATTCCTTTCTTAATAGCTGCACCAATTGGTTTGGTCGGTTTATATTTACGCCGTCATTTAGATGAATCTCCCATCTTTGAAGAGATGGAAAAAGCACAAGAGGAATCTGAAGACAACGAACAATTTTCATTTATGGATATATTAAAATATCACAAAAAAGACTTCTTATTAAGCACAGTAATTGTCGCCTTCTTTAATATTACGAATTATATGATTCTTTCGTATATTCCTTCTTATCTAACTCAAGTACTTAAAGTCAAAGAAACAACTGGCTTATTAATTATTTCAATTACGATGGCACTTATGATTCCGCTAGCACTTTATTTCGGTAAATTAAGTGATAAAATTGGTAATAAACGCGTCGTGCAAATTGGTTTACTTGGTTTAACTGTATTTGCAATTCCAGCATTTTTACTAATAGGTAACGGACATATTGCAGCTATATTTGCAGGTATTTTCATTTTAGGATTCTTCCTAAGTGTATATGAAGGAACGCTACCTTCATTATTACCATCACTATTTTTCACCGATGTACGTTATCGAGCACTTTCGATCTCATTTAATATTTCTGTATCGATATTCGGTGGTACAACACCGCTCGTATGTTCATACTTAGTTCATGCAACTGGTAACCCGCTTGCGCCAGCATTTTATTTGACGGGTGTAAGTATTATTGGATTAGTTGTATTTAGTGTATTATTTGTTACGACTTCAGGGCGTGCGCTAAAAGGTTCATATCCTACAGTAGAAACGAAAAAAGAAGCACACCTAATCGCTAAAGAAGACCCTGAAGAAACACTTTGGTGGCATGAAGAGTCATTAGAAATTGAAGCAGGGAAGAATGCTTCAATTTAA
- a CDS encoding aspartate aminotransferase family protein yields the protein MSDWFQLDKEYMMSTYCRTEVAMERGEGCKLYDVDGKEYLDLFSGVGVNVLGYNHPKIVQTTMEQVAKSLHLPFHFLNPVAIEYAKKLVDCSLKNGKVFFTNSGTEATETTLKLIDKYRANKGEEREGIVVLKNSFHGRTLGALHFTRQESVYQNFPKTSIPVYEVERENIEQLEETIVRENPIAIMLEPVLGSGGIYPLSSEYLHGVQNLCEKYNVLLIVDEVQSGMGRTGKLFAYQNFNITPDIIQIGKGAGGGIPLGGIIVGEKLCDVFAPGDHGTTFAHSSMGTALGLTVLNALIDDGLMQEAYETSLYLNDKLQEIQKENSYYIGEVRHAGMMFGISLNDTNENVKKLQVELMEKGILVDVTQGNIIRLLPPYIITKEEIDAFVKEFISCMYSLAATSV from the coding sequence ATGTCGGATTGGTTTCAATTAGATAAAGAATATATGATGTCTACATATTGTCGTACAGAGGTTGCAATGGAAAGAGGAGAAGGGTGTAAACTGTATGATGTAGATGGTAAAGAGTATTTAGATTTATTTTCTGGCGTAGGAGTAAATGTATTAGGATACAATCATCCTAAAATTGTCCAAACGACAATGGAGCAAGTTGCGAAATCGTTACATTTACCGTTTCATTTCTTAAACCCAGTTGCAATTGAATATGCAAAGAAATTAGTTGATTGCTCTTTAAAAAACGGAAAAGTCTTTTTTACAAACTCTGGTACGGAAGCGACAGAAACAACGTTGAAATTAATTGATAAATATAGAGCTAATAAGGGTGAAGAACGTGAAGGAATTGTAGTACTGAAGAATAGTTTCCACGGGCGTACGTTAGGAGCACTTCATTTTACGAGACAGGAAAGTGTATATCAAAATTTCCCTAAAACATCGATTCCAGTATATGAAGTAGAGCGCGAGAATATAGAGCAATTAGAAGAAACAATTGTTAGAGAAAATCCAATTGCGATTATGCTAGAGCCTGTATTAGGAAGCGGGGGGATATACCCTTTATCAAGTGAATATTTACATGGTGTTCAAAACTTATGTGAGAAATATAATGTACTACTGATCGTCGATGAAGTACAAAGTGGTATGGGGAGAACTGGCAAACTATTTGCTTATCAAAATTTCAATATTACACCGGATATTATTCAAATTGGTAAAGGTGCAGGAGGCGGGATACCGCTTGGCGGAATTATTGTAGGTGAAAAGTTATGTGATGTATTCGCACCAGGAGATCACGGCACAACATTTGCTCATTCATCAATGGGAACGGCTTTAGGGTTAACGGTATTAAACGCATTGATTGACGATGGTTTAATGCAAGAAGCGTATGAAACGTCACTTTATTTGAATGATAAATTGCAAGAAATTCAGAAAGAAAATTCTTATTATATTGGGGAAGTACGTCATGCTGGCATGATGTTTGGAATTAGTTTGAATGATACGAATGAAAATGTGAAGAAATTACAGGTAGAGCTAATGGAGAAGGGGATATTAGTTGATGTTACACAAGGGAACATCATTCGTTTACTTCCTCCATATATAATTACAAAAGAAGAAATTGATGCATTTGTTAAGGAGTTTATCTCTTGTATGTATAGTTTAGCAGCTACAAGTGTTTAA
- a CDS encoding catalase: MDENYDKQGQPILGKDFNENDERNEQAKLHSQTVGSRGPVLEQDSVLHESLQQFIHEKILERPVHVKGFGAFGYFQTIYSMSEHTKLSFLQNSNEKVPVMVRFSLAVSTKGTPDTSRNVRGFSTKFYTKEGIFDLLCNHIPVFSVRDPMRFPETIQALLPSPKNNLIDPDRFWSFVAKAPESIHFVVHLYSNNGTAKSLRHIPGHSVNTYVWRNAEGNRKYVKYHWYPFEGVQYITSKEAIKLAAENPDYSGKDLYDAIENGKPVEYGLYVQLMDPKNEAHLSYDPLDDTKVWDEQTYPLIPVGKMVLNKNPENFMEQVEKVAFSPSNLLDGAELSDDKMLQGRANIYSDSQRRRIGPEFRKLTINQQQDWTPANQITSGDGRYVEGKLERTSITKQNDFTQAGEFYTKLKPIEKEHLAENLASDLKVISDDIRKVVLGYFHKVSADLVNKIESAIQKL, translated from the coding sequence ATGGATGAAAACTATGATAAACAAGGGCAACCTATACTAGGGAAAGACTTTAATGAAAATGACGAACGTAATGAACAAGCTAAACTTCACTCTCAAACAGTTGGTTCACGTGGACCCGTACTAGAGCAAGATAGTGTACTGCATGAGTCATTACAACAATTTATTCATGAAAAAATTTTAGAAAGACCCGTTCATGTAAAAGGATTTGGTGCGTTCGGTTATTTTCAAACGATATATTCGATGTCTGAACATACTAAATTAAGTTTTTTACAAAATTCTAATGAGAAAGTTCCTGTTATGGTGCGATTTTCGTTAGCTGTTAGTACGAAAGGAACACCGGATACTTCTAGGAATGTACGCGGTTTTTCCACAAAATTTTATACAAAAGAAGGCATTTTTGACCTTTTATGCAATCACATCCCTGTTTTTTCTGTTCGTGATCCGATGCGTTTCCCTGAAACGATTCAAGCATTATTGCCTTCACCTAAAAATAACTTAATAGACCCTGATAGATTTTGGAGTTTTGTCGCTAAAGCACCTGAATCTATTCATTTTGTTGTCCATTTATACTCTAATAATGGTACAGCCAAAAGTCTTCGCCACATACCAGGACATAGTGTAAATACATACGTTTGGAGAAATGCGGAAGGTAATCGAAAGTATGTAAAGTATCATTGGTACCCATTTGAAGGTGTACAGTACATTACTAGTAAAGAAGCAATTAAACTAGCTGCCGAAAATCCTGATTATAGCGGGAAAGATTTATATGATGCAATTGAAAATGGTAAACCAGTGGAGTATGGTTTATACGTCCAGCTCATGGATCCGAAAAATGAAGCGCACCTTTCTTATGATCCTTTAGATGACACAAAAGTATGGGATGAACAGACGTATCCTCTCATACCAGTCGGGAAAATGGTATTAAATAAAAACCCTGAAAATTTTATGGAACAAGTAGAAAAAGTCGCATTCTCCCCTTCTAATTTACTGGATGGCGCAGAACTATCAGATGATAAAATGCTTCAAGGGCGCGCTAACATTTACAGTGATTCACAAAGAAGAAGAATTGGTCCCGAATTTCGCAAATTAACGATTAACCAACAACAAGATTGGACACCCGCTAATCAAATTACAAGCGGTGACGGAAGATACGTTGAAGGTAAACTTGAAAGAACTTCTATAACAAAACAGAATGACTTTACGCAGGCTGGGGAATTTTATACGAAGTTAAAACCAATAGAAAAAGAACATCTCGCTGAGAACTTAGCTAGTGATTTGAAAGTTATATCCGATGATATTCGAAAGGTAGTTTTGGGGTATTTTCATAAAGTTTCAGCTGATTTGGTGAATAAAATTGAGAGTGCAATACAAAAGCTTTGA
- a CDS encoding adenine deaminase C-terminal domain-containing protein: MEKNQYKWRNQQLREHVEVVDGKRSPHILLKNATYLNSYMHEWMTANIWIYNDRIVYVGEQLPEQLTDCEVVDCEGKYVVPGYIEPHAHPYQLYNPETLANHAMQFGTTTFINDNLTLFFTLKREESFRLLDEFNKIPASMYWWCRFDGQTELQNGESLFNSEEIIEWLQHEAVLQGGELTAWPKLLHGDDEMLTWVQETKRLQKKVEGHFPGASEATLAKLKLLGTDCDHEAMTGQEAFTRLMQGYTVSLRNSSIRPDLEVLLKELLELGVKQFDRFFFTTDGSHPSFYENGMTNRLIEIAIEQGVPVIDAYQMASYNIARYYNMEHVHGSIATGRVANMNILESKENPVPISVITKGQWVKRAGINKNESLLIEWSNFKVTPLTLDWSIEKGDMIFPNKTGMHLLNNVITKPYVSEIDLNHDELSIDHDECFLMMIARDGTWRVNTVVKGFAKELGGLASSYSGTGDMILIGKSKEDMLTAFHRVKELGGGMVIAENNEVLHEIALPLLGIMSDEKMSNVIQKEKKMVNLLQERGYAYDDPAFTILFFSATHLPFIRVTPIGLYDVKSSKVLASPVNLIKQY; the protein is encoded by the coding sequence ATGGAAAAAAATCAGTATAAATGGCGTAATCAACAATTACGAGAACATGTTGAAGTAGTAGATGGCAAGAGAAGTCCGCACATTTTATTAAAGAATGCAACATATTTAAATTCCTATATGCACGAGTGGATGACAGCAAACATTTGGATATATAATGATCGGATTGTATACGTAGGGGAGCAGCTGCCAGAGCAATTAACGGATTGTGAAGTTGTTGATTGCGAAGGAAAGTATGTCGTACCCGGTTACATAGAACCCCATGCACATCCATATCAGTTGTATAACCCAGAGACGCTAGCAAATCATGCGATGCAATTTGGGACAACGACTTTTATTAATGATAATTTAACTCTATTTTTCACATTAAAACGTGAAGAATCATTTCGTTTATTAGATGAATTCAATAAGATTCCAGCAAGTATGTATTGGTGGTGCCGTTTTGATGGACAGACTGAATTGCAAAACGGGGAATCTTTATTTAATAGTGAAGAAATAATAGAGTGGCTGCAGCATGAAGCGGTTCTTCAAGGCGGAGAGTTAACAGCGTGGCCAAAACTATTACATGGTGATGATGAAATGTTAACTTGGGTGCAGGAAACGAAGCGATTACAGAAAAAAGTAGAAGGACATTTCCCAGGTGCATCTGAAGCAACGTTAGCAAAGTTAAAGTTGTTAGGTACAGATTGTGATCATGAAGCGATGACAGGGCAGGAAGCTTTTACTCGTCTTATGCAAGGCTACACCGTTTCACTTAGAAATTCTTCCATTAGACCGGATTTAGAAGTTTTATTAAAAGAATTGTTGGAATTAGGCGTGAAGCAGTTTGATAGATTCTTTTTTACAACAGACGGTTCGCATCCGTCATTTTATGAAAACGGCATGACGAATCGCTTGATAGAAATAGCGATAGAGCAAGGGGTACCGGTAATAGATGCGTACCAAATGGCTAGTTATAATATTGCCCGTTATTATAATATGGAGCATGTGCATGGTTCAATTGCGACAGGTAGAGTGGCCAATATGAATATTTTAGAAAGTAAAGAAAACCCAGTACCAATCAGTGTCATTACAAAGGGACAATGGGTAAAGCGTGCCGGAATAAACAAAAATGAATCGTTACTTATAGAATGGAGTAACTTCAAAGTAACTCCACTAACATTAGACTGGTCCATAGAGAAAGGGGATATGATTTTCCCTAATAAAACGGGTATGCATTTATTAAATAACGTTATAACAAAACCATATGTAAGTGAAATTGACTTGAACCACGATGAACTTTCTATTGATCATGATGAATGCTTCCTCATGATGATTGCTCGTGATGGTACTTGGCGAGTAAATACAGTTGTAAAAGGTTTTGCGAAAGAATTAGGTGGTCTTGCTAGTTCTTATTCCGGCACAGGTGATATGATTCTCATTGGAAAAAGTAAAGAAGATATGCTTACAGCTTTTCATAGAGTAAAAGAGCTCGGCGGAGGAATGGTGATAGCTGAAAATAATGAAGTGTTACATGAAATTGCATTACCGCTACTTGGGATTATGTCAGATGAAAAGATGAGTAATGTAATACAGAAAGAGAAAAAGATGGTGAACCTACTGCAAGAAAGAGGATATGCTTATGACGATCCAGCATTTACAATTTTATTCTTTTCTGCGACGCACTTGCCTTTTATAAGAGTAACGCCTATAGGCTTATATGATGTGAAGAGTAGTAAGGTACTGGCTTCGCCGGTGAATTTGATAAAGCAATATTAA
- a CDS encoding LysR family transcriptional regulator, translated as MEIRVLRYFISVANEESISAAAKQLHLSQPTLSRQLKDLETELDTALFIRGNRKISLTEQGKYLLKQAKEIVALADKTEANLKDSKEIISGEVYIGGGETEAMHLIAKTLKELRTDYPGIRFHLYSGNADDIKSKLDSGLLDFGIVIEPTDKQKYEYVQLPAKDTWGVLMCKDSPLADKQFISPVDLIDTPLFISRQTTVSNELAGWFGQNIENLNVVATYNLLYNAALMVEEGIGYALCLDKLINTSGNSKLCFRPLHPNLEANLNIIWKKNQVFSNAANAFLNQLRNSMNES; from the coding sequence GTGGAAATTCGAGTGTTACGCTATTTTATTTCTGTAGCAAATGAAGAAAGTATTTCAGCAGCCGCAAAACAGTTACATTTGTCGCAACCTACATTATCAAGGCAACTGAAAGATCTAGAAACGGAATTAGATACAGCTTTATTTATAAGAGGAAATAGAAAAATTTCTTTAACAGAACAGGGAAAGTATTTACTAAAACAGGCGAAGGAAATTGTTGCGTTAGCAGATAAAACCGAAGCAAACTTAAAAGATTCAAAAGAAATAATAAGCGGAGAAGTTTACATTGGTGGCGGTGAGACTGAAGCGATGCACCTTATCGCTAAAACATTAAAAGAATTACGTACAGATTATCCGGGTATTCGGTTTCATTTATATAGCGGAAATGCTGATGATATTAAGAGTAAATTAGATAGTGGATTATTAGATTTTGGTATCGTTATAGAGCCAACAGATAAACAAAAATATGAATATGTACAATTGCCAGCTAAAGATACATGGGGTGTTTTAATGTGTAAAGATAGTCCTTTAGCGGACAAGCAGTTTATTAGCCCAGTGGATTTAATAGATACGCCATTATTCATTTCACGGCAAACAACTGTTAGTAATGAATTAGCAGGGTGGTTTGGGCAAAATATTGAAAATTTAAATGTCGTTGCAACTTATAATTTGCTTTATAATGCAGCACTTATGGTTGAAGAAGGTATTGGGTATGCATTATGTTTAGATAAACTTATTAATACATCGGGAAACAGTAAACTTTGCTTCAGACCTTTACACCCTAATCTAGAAGCGAATTTAAATATTATTTGGAAGAAAAATCAAGTGTTTTCTAATGCGGCCAATGCATTTTTAAATCAGCTTCGAAATAGTATGAACGAATCATAA
- a CDS encoding sugar O-acetyltransferase, with product MDIKDFINFCKEGNPISGEDKELHELLVQCSYEAQKITMSLNTSYHSREEIVTLFSELTGNNIDSSFMCFPPFHTDFGKNITIGKNVFFNTGCSFQDRGGIHIGDNCMIGMNVTIATLNHGLTLKTRNTTYASPVTIGENVWIGSSATILPGVTIGNNSVVAAGAVVTKDVPENTVVAGVPATVVKVISND from the coding sequence ATGGATATAAAAGACTTTATAAACTTTTGCAAGGAAGGTAATCCTATTTCAGGTGAGGATAAAGAATTACATGAGCTATTAGTTCAATGTAGCTATGAAGCGCAAAAGATTACAATGTCATTGAATACATCCTATCATTCCAGAGAAGAAATTGTGACGCTTTTTAGCGAATTGACAGGAAACAATATTGATTCATCTTTTATGTGCTTTCCGCCGTTTCATACAGACTTCGGTAAAAATATAACGATTGGAAAAAACGTATTTTTTAACACTGGGTGTTCTTTTCAAGATAGGGGCGGAATTCATATAGGAGATAATTGTATGATCGGTATGAATGTTACAATTGCCACACTTAATCACGGGCTAACTTTAAAAACTAGAAATACAACATACGCCTCCCCTGTTACAATTGGTGAAAATGTATGGATCGGATCTAGTGCAACTATACTTCCCGGTGTGACTATAGGAAACAATTCAGTTGTTGCTGCAGGTGCAGTTGTTACGAAAGATGTACCTGAAAATACTGTCGTTGCAGGAGTACCTGCAACAGTTGTGAAGGTCATATCTAACGATTGA
- a CDS encoding serine hydrolase domain-containing protein: MKTRNQIKLASLAVLLAGTTLFTPGFTVTAESNQNISSSSQVHDQKNRNGWKQVMQETVQLGAVGILAKASNNGKTNSFTAGVADLSTKKPVKSDYRFRIGSVTKTFTATTVLQLVGENRVQLDDPIEKWLPGLVQGNGYDGNQITIRQLLNHTSGIAEYLKSKDADIMNSKKTYSAEEIVKIGLSLPPDFSPGKDWLYSNTGYVILGMLIEKITGNSYAEEIEKRIIEPLDLSNTFLPGNSPVIPGKHHARGYVKMEGTGELKDITYYNPSLANAAGDMISNADDLNKFFSSLLGGKLLKERELKEMLTTVPVEGKGVGDAYGLGIYETKLPNGISVWGHGGGIPGFTTFAGGVIGGKHTLAISLNSIGGVDIVPQLNKMMQIEFNK; this comes from the coding sequence ATGAAAACACGTAATCAAATTAAGTTGGCAAGTTTAGCAGTTTTATTAGCGGGTACTACTCTATTCACGCCAGGTTTTACTGTGACTGCAGAGTCAAATCAAAATATTTCTAGTTCGTCACAAGTACATGATCAAAAGAATCGTAATGGCTGGAAACAAGTAATGCAGGAAACAGTACAGCTTGGTGCTGTAGGAATATTAGCTAAGGCGTCTAACAACGGAAAAACTAATAGTTTTACTGCTGGCGTGGCGGACTTAAGTACAAAGAAACCGGTGAAATCGGATTATCGCTTTCGGATTGGTAGTGTGACGAAGACTTTTACTGCCACGACTGTTCTTCAATTAGTAGGAGAAAATCGCGTACAACTTGACGATCCAATTGAAAAGTGGCTACCAGGTCTCGTGCAAGGAAATGGGTATGATGGCAATCAAATTACGATACGACAACTTTTGAATCATACGAGTGGTATCGCTGAATACTTAAAGTCAAAAGACGCGGATATAATGAATTCGAAAAAAACGTATTCCGCAGAAGAAATAGTGAAAATAGGCCTTTCTCTGCCTCCAGATTTCTCGCCGGGTAAAGATTGGTTGTATTCAAACACAGGATACGTAATCTTGGGGATGCTTATTGAAAAAATAACTGGTAATAGTTATGCGGAAGAAATCGAAAAGCGAATTATTGAACCTTTGGACCTATCCAATACGTTTTTACCAGGAAATTCACCTGTCATCCCAGGAAAGCACCATGCTCGTGGATATGTGAAAATGGAAGGAACAGGCGAGTTGAAAGATATTACGTATTATAATCCGAGTTTAGCTAATGCAGCTGGAGATATGATTTCTAATGCGGATGATTTAAATAAGTTCTTTTCATCTTTACTCGGTGGTAAGTTACTGAAGGAACGCGAGCTAAAAGAAATGCTTACTACAGTTCCTGTAGAAGGAAAAGGGGTTGGTGACGCATACGGTCTTGGAATCTATGAGACTAAACTTCCAAACGGTATTTCAGTTTGGGGGCATGGAGGAGGAATTCCTGGATTTACAACTTTTGCTGGGGGAGTAATTGGAGGCAAACATACATTGGCTATCAGTCTTAACTCTATAGGTGGGGTCGATATTGTTCCGCAGTTAAATAAAATGATGCAAATTGAATTTAATAAATAG
- a CDS encoding DUF3902 family protein, with product MKSVLKSILISFVFSAVGMCWLLFLLFQGDGDWLLSWIGVLMAYLSLYTLIDLYRKNTYDKKINKWLIKTSVTSFSFAVLGISFCIIHELLTPWSLSLMVWYWLLMLVLFLTTIISLISLVVVNRKNHNFTVGYRMLILLNVFLTLGPVLWPLLLSIIGNGMNASAGW from the coding sequence TTGAAATCGGTATTAAAAAGCATACTTATTTCCTTTGTTTTTTCAGCAGTAGGTATGTGTTGGTTGCTGTTCTTATTATTTCAAGGGGACGGTGATTGGTTATTATCTTGGATAGGCGTATTAATGGCATATTTATCTTTATATACTTTAATAGATTTATATCGTAAAAATACATACGATAAAAAAATAAATAAATGGCTTATAAAAACATCGGTGACTAGTTTTAGTTTTGCTGTATTAGGAATCTCATTTTGTATCATACATGAGTTATTAACACCATGGAGTCTTAGTTTAATGGTGTGGTATTGGTTGCTAATGTTAGTATTATTTTTAACGACTATAATATCATTAATCAGTTTAGTAGTTGTTAATCGTAAGAATCACAATTTCACCGTTGGATATAGAATGCTCATACTTCTAAATGTATTTCTTACATTGGGACCAGTATTATGGCCGCTATTACTCTCTATTATTGGAAATGGTATGAATGCTAGTGCGGGCTGGTAA
- a CDS encoding putative quinol monooxygenase, with product MIIIHAIFQVDPAKQQSFLEEIQPLLHGSREESGNVSYDLYKDTEKENVYTMVEVWKDEAAVASHNTSEHFTSFVSKAAQFLTAPLNIKAYNGELVK from the coding sequence ATGATTATTATTCACGCAATATTTCAAGTAGACCCAGCAAAACAACAATCATTTTTAGAAGAAATTCAGCCACTACTTCATGGTTCAAGAGAAGAAAGTGGAAATGTATCTTATGACTTATATAAAGATACAGAAAAAGAAAATGTTTATACGATGGTAGAAGTATGGAAAGATGAAGCAGCAGTTGCGAGTCATAATACGAGTGAACACTTCACATCTTTCGTTAGTAAAGCAGCACAATTTTTAACTGCTCCGCTTAATATAAAAGCTTATAATGGAGAGTTAGTAAAATAA